One Salmo trutta chromosome 12, fSalTru1.1, whole genome shotgun sequence genomic region harbors:
- the LOC115203492 gene encoding oocyte zinc finger protein XlCOF22 translates to MFCSFQPMNTVSSYSVDLDAVPHRKCCMNESPSTVIPQKMSKLQLLQAFFSDRLTTVAVEISVAVEKAFAVYQDEISRSKEENQRLQKLLDSVFNPDVKLHKAEHPQLTLTVSGDEVPPEQQHCEEEWSDQEIIESIFISPCVESNSDQDSPERSRLYQTLKNSLPTIVAEPIQTNPDGEDNKISESTSDTPLTQLKPLKIKRTRLKKGQRSYICTEGKTTSELKAPLRLHTRKRLYSCTECTATYDRPCHLEIHKRTHTGEKPYECKDCGKCFNRKNSLTMHMLTHTGEKSFCCHECGKRFGLNTRLILHMRTHTGEKPHKCPFCARCFTFPSHLSRHKKLHTGERPHQCNVCGKCYTRKEHLTDHMTSHSGAKPYSCMQCGKCYALQGNLRAHMASHTGNKLSCRCAVCGLGVLNLSRHMQEVHTGGKQHQCQDCGKCFNRKEKLTEHMRTHTGEKPYRCHDCGECFRLNVTLKKHMMTHTSAASAVP, encoded by the exons ATGTTTTGCTCTTTTCAGCCAATGAACACAGTCAGCTCTTACTCTGTGGATCTAGACGCAGTTCCTCACAGGAAGTGTTGCATGAACGAATCTCCCTCGACGGTCATTCCACAAAAAATGTCAAAGTTGCAGTTGTTGCAAGCGTTTTTCTCCGACCGATTAACAACTGTGGCCGTAGAGATATCCGTGGCAGTGGAAAAAGCGTTTGCCGTGTACCAGGATGAGATCTCTCGTTCAAAGGAGGAGAATCAACGCCTGCAGAAGCTGCTGGATTCGGTTTTTAATCCCGATGTAAAATTACACAAAGCAG AACACCCGCAGCTCACTCTCACTGTTTCTGGAGATGAGGTTCCccctgagcagcagcactgtgagGAGGAGTGGAGCGATCAAGAGATCATCGAGTCCATATTCATTTCCCCCTGTGTGGAAAGCAACAGTGATCAGGACTCACCTGAGCGCTCACGACTTTACCAAACTCTGAAGAACTCCCTTCCCACCATTGTAGCAGAACCGATCCAAACGAATCCAGATGGAGAGGACAACAAAATATCAGAATCAACCAGTGACACTCCCCTCACACAGTTAAAGCCTCTCAAAATTAAGAGAACACGGTTAAAGAAAGGACAACGGTCTTACATCTGCACCGAGGGCAAGACAACCAGTGAGTTGAAAGCGCCATTGAGGCTTCACACAAGGAAGAGGCTCTACAGTTGTACCGAGTGCACAGCAACCTATGACAGACCTTGTCATTTGGAAATCCACAAGAGAACTCACACGGGTGAGAAACCATACGAGTGCAAAGACTGTGGTAAATGCTTCAACCGCAAGAATAGCCTAACGATGCATATGCTaactcacacaggggagaaatcgtTCTGCTGCCATGAATGTGGCAAACGCTTCGGTCTAAACACGAGACTGATACTTCAcatgaggacacacacaggggagaagccacaCAAGTGCCCTTTCTGTGCCAGATGCTTTACATTTCCAAGTCACTTAAGTCGTCACAAGAAgctccacacaggagagagaccacaTCAATGCAATGTATGTGGGAAATGCTACACGCGGAAGGAGCACCTGACAGACCATATGACATCCCACAGTGGAGCAAAACCATACAGCTGTATGCAATGTGGCAAATGCTACGCACTGCAAGGAAACCTGAGAGCGCATATGGCGAGTCACACAGGGAATAAGTTATCGTGCAGGTGTGCTGTGTGTGGATTAGGTGTTCTAAATCTAAGTCGCCACATGCAAGAAGTTCACACAGGAGGCAAACAGCATCAGTGCCAAGATTGTGGGAAGTGCTTCAACCGAAAGGAAAAACTGACAGAGCACATGAGGACTCACACGGGAGAGAAACCGTATCGATGTCATGATTGCGGCGAATGCTTTAGGCTCAATGTAACCCTGAAGAAACACATGATGACACACACATCTGCGGCAAGTGCTGTTCCATGA